ACACTCGGAAACTCCGATGCGCGCCCTCCTATTCATCTTCCTCGTCCTTCTAGCCCCGATCGCGGCCTTTGCTCAAGACTGGCCGGCCGAGATGCCGGCCGAGCTCCGCCAGAAACTCGAACCCAAAATCACGGCCATCCGCGCCGGCCACCTGATTGACCCGGCGACGGGAACGGTGGCCGACAACCAGATCATCGTCGTCCGCCACGACCATAAAACGGGCGACAGCGAGATCCTTGCCGTTGGACCCAACGTAGCGATCCCGGAAGGCGCCGAGGTCATCGATCTCTCCGGCCAGTACGTCCTGCCCGGCCTCGTCGACTCCCACGACCACCTCGGCATCACCTACAAAAAGGAGCCGGAGAGTGACGCCTATTACTTCACGACGCTGATGGACAGCAGCCCCATCCGCGCCATCCAGGCCTTTTCCAATGGCTTCCAGAAGCTGGCGTCGGGCTTCACCGTCGTGCGCGACCTCGGCAACGCCGGCAACTACGCGGACACGGCCCTCCGTCACGCCATCGAACAGGGCTGGGTGCCCGGGCCGACGCTCATCAACTCGGGCATCATCATCGGCGCTTTCGGCGGACAGTTCCACGAAGTGCCCGAATGGGAAAACACGGTCTACCCCGAGTACCTCAACGCCGATACAAACGACGAGATCGTCAAGGCCATCCGGCGCAACATCCACTACGGCGCGAAGGTGATCAAGGTGTGTGTGGACTGCCAGCTGTACCCGTACACGGTCGATCAGCTCAAGCTGTTCGTCAGTGAGTCCGCCAACGCCAACATGAAGGTCGCCGGCCACGTCCAGACCTACGAAGGCGCCCGCCGCGCCATCGAGGCCGGCCTGTGGTCACTCGAACACGACAACGCCCTCACGGACGATCTGCACAAGATGATGGCCGAAAAAGGCATCTACCGAGCCGGCACCGAAACGCCCCATACCTGGTACCGCGGCAGTGAGCGGTCCTTCGCCGCGACGGTCGACCGCATGAAAAACGCCTATGCCAACGGCGTCAAACTCACCTACTCCACCGATGCCGACTACTACGTCCCCGGCCTCACCCGCGGCGAGATCACCATCAACTTCCTGGAGACGTGGAAGGCCGCCGGCATCCCACCGAACGACATCCTCAAGGCCATGACCACCACCGGCTACGAGGTCTGTGAACTCACCGACCGCGGCCCGATCAAGGTGGGCAACCGCGGGGACGTGATCGCCGTCGCCGCCAACCCCCTGGCGAACATCGACGCCTTGCGCGATGTCCGCTTCGTCATGAAGGACGGCCTCGTGTTTAAACGCGACGGCGTCGTGACGCCGATGGACTTCTTCCACAGCGGCCCCGAATACGGATGGCGGGTTCGCTGACGCGAACGCCGTCCACCCCGCCCGGTAGAGACACGATACATCGTGTCTCCGATACAAGGTGCCTCCGATACAAGGTGTCTCCGATACAAGGTGTCTCCGATACATCGTGCCTCCACCCCGAACGATGGGTCGATAGTAGAAAAGGCAACATGGGAACGGTGATGTGGTATGCGTGACGAGCGTGGACAAACGCAGGAACCTCTGGGCCTTCTCATCGCCGGCCAATGGGTGGTCCGAGACCAGACGATCCCAGTGGTCAACTCCTTCGCCGGCGAACAGGTCGGCGCCGTCTCCCGTGGCGCGCCGGCGGACATCGACGCGGCGGTCGGCGCCGCGGCCGCATCGCTCAGGACGCCCTGCCCGATGCACACCCGGTACGATGTGCTGATGCGCGCCGCCGACCTGCTCGTCGAACACCAGGCCGCCTATGCCCTCGACATCGCCCGCGAGGGCAGCAAGACGATCCGCGAGGCCCGGCGCGAGCCGGTGCGGGCCGCCGGCATCCTCCGCCTAGCCGCCGAAGAGGGC
This window of the Rhodothermales bacterium genome carries:
- a CDS encoding amidohydrolase family protein yields the protein MRALLFIFLVLLAPIAAFAQDWPAEMPAELRQKLEPKITAIRAGHLIDPATGTVADNQIIVVRHDHKTGDSEILAVGPNVAIPEGAEVIDLSGQYVLPGLVDSHDHLGITYKKEPESDAYYFTTLMDSSPIRAIQAFSNGFQKLASGFTVVRDLGNAGNYADTALRHAIEQGWVPGPTLINSGIIIGAFGGQFHEVPEWENTVYPEYLNADTNDEIVKAIRRNIHYGAKVIKVCVDCQLYPYTVDQLKLFVSESANANMKVAGHVQTYEGARRAIEAGLWSLEHDNALTDDLHKMMAEKGIYRAGTETPHTWYRGSERSFAATVDRMKNAYANGVKLTYSTDADYYVPGLTRGEITINFLETWKAAGIPPNDILKAMTTTGYEVCELTDRGPIKVGNRGDVIAVAANPLANIDALRDVRFVMKDGLVFKRDGVVTPMDFFHSGPEYGWRVR